Within Dysgonomonas sp. HDW5A, the genomic segment TTTAATAACGAATACCAACAACTGAAATGGTTCAAGGCATCTAGTTCGAAGAAGTAACTTTAGGTAGTATATAAAGTTCTATTCAGATTAAAACGACCAAGTGCATATATGATGCGTTTGGTCGTTTTTATGCATAATCTCATTTTTATAAATACTTATACTTGATAAGGCACTTTCTTGTATAATTGTTTATACAAGTATGAATGGAGAGTATCCAGAGCAGACGGAACAAATGTTTTCTTATACTGATTCAGTAATTGGCTATTGTTTGTTTTCAGCGAAAACAAACAATAGTAGCTGTATTATTGTTTTTATAGCAAACAAATTTAGTAATGAAAATATTATTGACCGGTGCAACCGGATATATTGCTCAACGTCTTTTGCCTGTTCTTGTCGATGCTGGTCATACAATTGTATGTTGTGTACGAGATGTGAAAAGGTTTCATATTGAGGATCACTGGCAAAAACAGGTAACAAAGGTTGAAGTTGACTTTCTGAAACCGGAGTTATTAATTAATATACCCTCGGATATTGATGTGGTTTATTACCTGATACATTCCATGTCCACCTCATCAGGCAATTTTAGTGAAATGGAACAGCAATCGGCACAAAATTTTGTCAAAGGTATTGAGGTCACTGATGCCAAACAGATAATTTATTTAAGTGGGATTGTTAATGATGACCATTTGTCAAAACATTTGCAGTCACGTAAAAATGTTGAAACGATCCTTTCCGATTGCAGTGTGCCCTTAACGACTTTGAAAGCAGGTATAATTGTAGGATCAGGAAGTGCCTCTTTCGAAATAATGCGCGATCTGGTAGAGAAACTACCGATAATGATTGCACCTCGATGGCTTAAAACAAGGTGTCAGCCAATAGCTATCCGCAATGTGATTCAATATTTGTCGGGAGTATTGCTTAATGAGCAAACGTATCATCAAAGTTTTGATATAGGAGGACCTGACGTGTTAACTTTTAAGCAAATGTTATTGCAATTTGCCGAAGTTCGAAAATTGAAGCGTCATATCTTGGTAGTACCTTTAATGACCCCTAACCTTTCCTCCTATTGGTTATATTTTGTAACCTCGACCAATTTTTCACTAGCTAAAAATCTGGTTAAAAGCATGAGTGTTGAAGTTATTTGCCAACCGAATAAACTCGGTGAGCTAATCCCTATAAAACTTATACCGTATAATGAAGCCATAGAATTAGCTTTTGATAGGATAGATCAAAACCAGGTATTGTCAAGCTGGACAGATGCCTTGACCAGCGAAACCCTTAGAGAAGGTATATCTGCATATATTTCGGTTCCTCAAAAGGGATGTTTCCATGATAAACGAATTGTAAAACTCGATAATCCCGATCTTGCTTTGGATAATATATTTGCTATTGGAGGTAAACGGGGTTGGTATTATGCCAATTGGTTATGGGCTATTCGGGGTTTATTAGATAAAATGGTCGGTGGTACAGGTATTAGGCGGGGAAGAAAGAATGATACGGACATATCTCCGGGTGAGGCTCTTGATTTCTGGCGGATATTGGTTGCTGACAAAGATAAAAAACGCTTGCTGCTATATGCCGAAATGAAGCTACCGGGCGAAGCTTGGTTAGAATTTAAGATCAATGCTCATAATGAATTGGTACAAACAGCTACCTTTCGCCCTTTGGGATTGCTTGGGCGTCTCTATTGGTATTCGGTTCTCCCTTTTCATGCTTTTATTTTTAAAGGTATGGCTAAGAATATTGCGACAAAAAAATATTGAAATAGCAGTTAAAGGGATTTGAAAGATTAAGCCCTGTATTATACCGGGTTCATTCTATTTTCTGTAATAGTTGAGCCAATAAACAAAGTATTATCTTTGTGAAAAAATTACATAATGGAACCCGAACGCAGTGAATCTCTAACATTCAGTTACTCTGATATATTTTTCAGTTATTACTTCGACAAAGAAAGATATTGTCGTCCTATGGTTTTCGACCATACACTTGTATATGTTTACTCGGGCGAATTTATATTACAGGAAAAGAGCAAACGGACGGTAGTACGTAAAGGTGAATGTGTTTTCCTGAAAAAAGACAATCGGGTGAACATGACAAAACAGCCTCTGTTTGACAAAGAAGAGCCTTTCAGAGCTATATTTATGAAGTTTAAACGTAGTTTTTTGAGAGACTTTTATCAAACGCTTGACAAAAGTAAAATTCCTACAGAAGTAATCAAAAAGAATGTAAGTGTTGTAAAGCTTAGCCAAAGTCCTGATGTAACCAGCTTGTTTCAATCGATGGTTCCTTATTTCGATTCAGCAATTAAGCCTGCTGATGAAATGATGAATCTGAAAGTCCAAGAAGGAATTATAACCCTTTTACATATGGATAAAGTATTTTATCAATACTTGTTCGATTTTACAGAACCTTGGAAGATTGATATTCTCGATTTTATGAACAACAACTATATGTATGAATTGTCGATAGAAGAAATAGCCAACTTTACAGGACGAAGCCTTGCAACTTTTAAACGTGATTTTAAAAAGATTAGCTCTACTTCTCCTCAAAAATGGTTGATTGAGAAAAGACTAAGTGTAGCATACGATAAAATTAACGATGAAAATAAAAAAGTTTCGGATGTTTACCTCGAAGTTGGATTCAAAAATCTATCTCATTTTTCTAAGGCATATAAAGAAGCATTTGGGCATGCTCCTTCAAAATTGGTTTGAGCCACAAAACAAAATTATTTGAGCTTTCTGGCAAACTTGTGATGCGATTTACCGCTTAACTTTGTATAGTGACTCTAAAAGTGCTATTGTAGCAGTAAGGAGGCAGTTGTAAATAAAAAACTACCTGCTAATAGCATTGTAGATACTACTCCTGCGAGGATTACCGGAAAAATTCAGTTAGAATAATTATACAAACAAAATAAACGAATATGAAAACAAGTAACGTTAAAGCATTTGGAACAATAGCAGCTGATGCTGATTTGAAAGAAATGAGTATCGAACGTCGTGAAGTAACGGCTAAAGATATTGAAATAGAAATTCTCTATTGTGGTGTTTGTCATTCAGATTTGCATACTGCACGTAACGACTGGGGAGGATCTGTCTACCCGGTAGTTCCCGGACACGAAATAGTTGGCAGGGTAACTAAAGTAGGTAATGAGGTAACCAAATTGAAGGTTGGAGATTTAGCCGGAGTTGGATGTCTTGTCGATTCATGTAGAGAATGTGATAGTTGTGATCATGATTTGGAACAATATTGTTTAAATGGATTTACCGGTACTTATAATGGACATGACAAGCATTTGGGAGGGCATACTTTTGGCGGTTACTCTCAAAAAGTGGTAGTAGACGAACATTTTGTATTGAAAATTCCAACCAACTTGAATCTGGCAGCTGTTGCTCCTTTGTTATGTGCAGGTATTACTACCTGGTCACCCCTCAGACATTGGAAAGTAGGCAAAGGAAGTAAAGTTGCGGTTGTAGGGCTTGGCGGACTTGGACATATGGCAATTAAACTGGCTAAGGGATTAGGAGCAGATGTTACTTTATTTTCGAGATCGGAAGGGAAAATTAAAGATGGAAAAGAGCTTGGAGCTGATAATGTTGTAATCTCTACCGATGCAGAACAAATGAAATCTGTATTGGGTAAGTTCGATCTGATAATCGATACAGTACCTTACGCCCATGATGTGAATCCTTATGTAGCAACATTGGCAATAAGCGGTACACTTGTGTTGGTTGGATATCTGGGAGATTTAGACCCAATGCTAAATACTGTTCCTATGATTATGGGACGAAGAGCGGTAGCTGCTTCAGTTATCGGAGGTATTGCCGAAACTCAGGAAATGCTCGATTTTTGCGGAGAGCATAATATTGTTTCCGAAATAGAAATTATCAACATGCAAGACATCAATACTGCTTACGAAAGAATGTTGAAGAGCGATGTGCGATACCGTTTTGTTATTGACATGGATTCTTTGAAAAAGTGAAAAATAATCAAATGATAATTTTAGATATAGTATAATTAGAAATATTTATCATCATTATTCAAAGAGCAATAAACGGAGGATGAAATCACCATGAGATTCATCCTCTTTTGTTTTTTAGTATATTTTTGTAGTGTAACCATATTGTCCATCTATTTGATAATTAGCATAAATAAAATACATAGAAAAACAAAGACAAGTAAAATATTTTATCTTTGTGCCATTCAGTAAACAATAGAACTATGCATATTCTTATAATCGAAGACGAATCCGGTATTTATAATTTTCTTAAACAAGGTCTTGAAGAAGAGGGATATAGTACAGCCATCGCTGTTGATGGCGAAAAGGGATTGGAATACTTTAATAATAATCACGTCGATCTGATACTTCTCGACTGGATGCTGCCTCGTATGGGCGGAATCGAAGTCTGTGAAGCTATTCGTCGAGAAAATACAGAGATTCCCATTCTATTTTTAACTGCTAAAGATACCGTAGAAGAAACTATCAAAGGATTAAAATCCGGAGCAAACGATTATATAAAGAAGCCTTTTAGCTTTGAAGAACTATTGGAAAGAGTTAAAGTTCATTTTCGTAAAAGAAAAGAAGACGGTCTATTGACTTTAGGTTCTATTTCACTTAATAAATCGACCTATCAGGTTACGAGTTGCACCGAAGAGGTTGCTCTTACTCAGCGTGAATTTGAATTGCTAGAGTACCTTATAAAGAATAAAGGAATAGTCTGCTCCCGCGATCAGATAATAGAGCATGTGTGGAATATAAATTTTGAATATGACACGGGTGTTATTGATGTTTTTATCAATGCAATTCGCAAGAAGTTGAATATGGATAAAGACAATGGATATATAAAAACGATACGGGGAGTTGGTTATATAGCAAATGATTGAAAGTATGTATAATTTTTCATTTAAAAATAGAATAGCATTTAATTACATCATAACTACAGCCTTATTGATTGGAGTTGTATTTATGATCATTTATGTTGTCGTGAAAATTAGTGTATCCAATCATCTTGATCAGGATTTACAGCGTGAAGTTGATCGCCATTCGAAAGAAATAGAAGTGAAAGATGGAGTTATTGCCTTGCGAAAGCATACGGAATGGATGGAACGTGAGCATAATACAGTAGGAGTAGACCCCGTATTTATTGAATTTCTGGATGCCGAAGGTAAGCTCATCGATAAGTCTCCAAACCTGAAAGATAGTGAACTCTTATACATTCCTGACTATGTTGATAATATAGTGACAGAGGGTAAACTTGCCGACAAAAAAATAAGACAGGAACAAGTTCCTATATACGATGATGATGAAATTGCAGGTTATCTGTTGGTGGCTGTATCGATAGAAGGATCGACAGTCGTTCTGGAAAGTTTGAGGCATGTACTATTAATCTCTTACCCTTTTATCCTTTTGATATTGTTCTTTGTCGCTCGAATTATTGCCGGAAGGAGCATCAAACCCATCAATGATATTATTGAGACATCGAATGCCATAACCCGCGACAATCTTATTTCACGCATACCCCTGCCTCATAATAAAGACGAGCTATATATTCTTTCTGATACCATCAATAATCTGTTGGACAGAGTGGAGCAGACTATCGAGCGTGAAAAATCATTTACTTCGTATGCATCACACGAGTTTCGTACACCTCTGGCAGTACTCAAAGGTACGCTGGAAGTGCTGATCAGAAAGCCGCGAGGACAGGAAGAATATGAAGAGAAAATCAATTATTGCATCAAAGAAGTAGATAGGCTGAATCATTTAGTTGATGAATTACTTATACTTACCCGGTATGAGAATCAGAAACAGTCTTTAAAACTAGAAGATACGGCAATCGAGAATTTAGTTTCTATTTGTTTAAAACGTTTTTCGAGTCAGATTCAGAATAAAGGTATTCAAGTACATACAAATATCACACCCGAAAATATCAGAATAAAGACAGATAGTTATTTATTCTCTACAATTATCAATAATATACTTTCCAACGCCATAAAATATTCTGAACAGGGGGGAATAATAAGGATTGATGTTACCAACGAAAATAATACTGTAATTTTTGTTATTAAAGACAATGGTATGGGCATTGCTCAGAAAGATATGGATAAAATATTTGATAAATTCTATCGTTCATACGAAAACGACCACCCTCAAATAAAAGGTTTCGGATTGGGACTTGCCATCGTTAAACGTTTCAGTGAATTACTTCAAATTAAAATTGAAATAGCCAGCCAAGAGGCCAAAGGTACTGTAATAACATTAGCGATACCTCAATCTTAAGCAAATCTTAAGCATCGTTTTTTAACATTACATTACCTTTACTCGTTAAAAAATAGGTAGATGTTAGAAAAGATTATACGCTTCAGTCTGAATCGCAAACTTATAGTTCTGCTATTTACGTTTGTCATATTTTTTTATGGCATATATTCAGTATTCAACATACCCATAGGTGCTGTTCCCGATATAACAAACAATCAGGTGCAGGTTATAACTACGTCTACAAAATTATCGACCGAAGATATCGAGCAGTTTATCACCTATCCGATAGAAATGGAAATGGCGAACCTGCCCGGAGTAAAAGAAATCCGTTCAGTATCAAAATTCGGGTTATCGGTAGTTACCATTGTGTTCGATGAAGATATGGGAACCTATTTGCCTCGTCAGTTGATTGCCGAAAAAATAAAGACAGCCTCAGAGATTATTCCTGATGGTTTTGGTGCTCCCGAAATGGGACCTATTTCAACGGGATTGGGCGAGATTTATCAATATATACTGGACGTAAAACCCGAATACAAAGACCGCTACTCAGTAGCCGACCTCCGCACTATTCAGGATTGGATAGTAAAACGACAATTGTCGGGTATTCCCGGAGTTGTAGAGATAAATACATGGGGAGGCTATCTGAAGCAATACGAAGTAGCCATTAATCCATCGCAACTAAAAGCTATGGATATAACGACCGGTGAAATTATAACCGCATTAGAAAAAAATAACAGCGTAGCAGGTGGAGCATATATCGAAAAGGTCAACCAAAGCTATTTTATACGTGGAGAAGGGAAAATAAACTCCATATATGATATTGAGAATATAGTTGTTAAAAATAAAAACGGAGTCCCTGTACTGATTAAAGATATATCAACCGTTCGTTTTGGTAATGCTAATCGTTTTGGAGCTATTACAGGAAACGGAGAGGGCGAAAAAGTTCTGGGGCAAATAATGATGCTCAAGGGAGCCGATTCGAAGAAAGTAATTGATGCCGTAAAAAAGCGAGTGGAGGAAATCCAGCCTTCGTTACCCGAAGGAGTCTATATTAATGCCTTTCTTGAGCGTAGTGAGCTGGTTGCGAAAACAACTTTTACGGTAGCCGAAAATCTTATCTTAGGATGTCTGATCGTAATATTTGTAGTTGTGTTACTGCTTGGAAATATGCGTTCGGGTTTAGTTGTAGCCTCGGTTATACCACTGTGTTTGCTATTTGCTATTTCTCTGATGCGGATATTTGGAATAGATGCCAACCTGATGAGCTTAGGAGCAATCGACTTTGGTATTATTATAGACGGTGCAGTAATTATTGTCGAATTTATTTCGTTTCAGATAACCTCCAAAGCTAGTGTACTTTCTCACTTATCTGTTCTGGAAAGACGAAGGGAAATAAACGAGATAACGGCAAGTAGTGCATCCAAGATGATGAACTCTGCTATTTTCGGGCAACTTATCATTCTTATTGTTTTTATACCTATCCTCTCACTTTCTGGAGTCGAAGGCAAAATGTTTCGCCCGATGGCATTAACTTTTAGTTTCGCCTTAATTGGAGCTATGATCCTCTGTTTGACTTATGTTCCCGTCATATCGTCGTTGATACTTAAACCTCAGGAACAACGACGCAATTCTATTAGTGCCCGAATTATCAGTTTGCTTGTTAAACTATACTTACCTGTAATAACATTAGCACTTAAGCATACACGCAAAACATTGGCAGCTGCTGTTGGTTTGTTGATTATTGCATTATTGGTGTTTTCGAGAATGGGAGGAGAATTTATACCCCAATTAGATGAAGGTGATTTTGTAATTCAACCAGTCCTTAAAACAGGGACTTCGCTAACTAAAACAATCGAAACAACTACTCTGATCGAGAAAACAATTCTGGATAAGTTTCCCGAAGTGGATCAAATTGTGAGCCGTATTGGTGCGGCTGAAGTTCCCACCGATCCGATGTCGATGGAAGAAAGTGATATTATCGTGAAACTAAAACCCAAAAGCGAATGGGTTTCGGCAAGCTCCAAAGATGAATTAGCAGACTTGATCAAAAAAGAGCTGGAGATAATACCCAATATGGATATCGAATTTACTCAGCCTATTGAAATGCGATTCAACGAATTGATCTCCGGTTCACGTTCGGATGTTGCTGTGAAAATATTTGGAGAAGATTTAGCTGTATTAGCAGAAAAAGCAGAGCAGATAAAACATGCTATTGCACATGTTGAAGGGGCATCAGATATTATTGTGGAAAAAATAGACGGACTTCCTCAAATGGCTGTCTCTTATGACCGCAAGCGAATAGCACAATACGGATTAAATATCTCGGATGTAAATGATATAGTTGCCATGTCTTTTGCCGGACAAACTGTTGGTACGGTATTCGAAGGAGAGCGCCGTTTCGATTTAGTTGTGAGGATGTCGGAAGACTTGCGTAATGATATCGAAGACTTGAAAAACCTCTATGTTCCCCTTCCTACCGGCGGACAAGTACCTTTGCGCGAATTGGCTGAAGTAGATTATACTGAAGGTCCTGCAAAAATATCACGCGATGACACCAAGCGTCGTGTTGTGATCGGGATAAATGTTCGAAGTAGAGATATGGAAAGTGTAGTGAAAGATATTTCACAAATAATTGATACAAAGATTAACCTACCTTCGGGTTATTACGTTACCTATGGTGGTCAGTTCGAGAATTTGCAGAATGCTAAAAATCGTTTGATGATAGCTGTACCGGTAGCCTTGTGCCTTATTTTTATTCTACTGTATTTTGCGTTTGGTTCGCTCAGAGAAACCATGCTTGTTTTCACAGCCATTCCTTTATCAGCCGTAGGAGGTATTTTATTTCTATGGATGCGGGGTATGCCTTTCAGTATTTCGGCAGGAGTGGGTTTTATTGCGTTGTTTGGTATAGCTGTTTTAAATGGAATTGTACTGATAGAGCATTTGAAAGAGTTGAGCCATAAGGGTATGAATAGTATTGACGAATTGATATTGAAAGGGACTATTGATCGTCTGCGTCCTGTAACACTAACAGCGGCGGCAGCAGCCTTAGGATTTCTTCCTATGGCGATATCTTCTTCCGCTGGAGCTGAGGTACAACGACCGTTGGCTACCGTTGTGATCGGGGGGCTTTTTACAGCTACCATGCTGACCATGATTGTATTACCCGTTCTGTTTAAAATGTTTGATAAAAATCTGAGAAATAATGAGAAATAGACATATTAGAATACTCGCTTTAACAAGCCTTATTCTGTTAGGTACTTCTGTATACAGCCAGAATGTGAATACCGAACTCAGCCATTTGATAGAGCAGGCTTTCAATAATAATAAAGGTCTGAAATCGTATCAACTACAAGTAGAGTCGGCCAAAGCTTATATGGGCACTGCTTATGATTTTAATAAGACTTCGGTGTACTACGGTTATGATGAAAATAATATTGCTCGTAATGATAAAGCTCTGCGTGTTTTTGGTATCGAACAAACTTTTTTGTTTCCGACCGTATATGGAGCACAACACACTGTTTATAAATCTCAATGGGAGCAAAAGAAAGCTCTATACGAAATAGAAAAAAATAAACTGAGACTTGATATATCACAGCTATACGAAGACATTGTCTATTTGCGGAATAAAGAAAAACTTTATATGCATCTAGATACTTTATATGCTGAGTTTTCGAGGGCGGGTAATCGCCGATTCGAATTAGGTGAATCTAACTATCTTGAAAAAATAACGGCAACGGCAAAGTCAAAGCAGATACATACTACTTTAGTTCAGTTGATAAGCCGGAAAAGGGCAAGCTATGAGCAATTAAAGGCATTGGTTCAAAGTGATGAAATTCCGCAGATAAACAAAGATGATCTTGAACTGCTCTATTTAGATGATGCGAGTATAGGTCGAGGCCTCCAAACGGAATATATGGAAAGGGTTAGCCGGACATATCAATCGCAAATGAAACTACAAAATCATAATTGGCTCCCCGATATTAATATAGAGCTTTTTACGGGAACCAATAGAGGTTTAGGATACTATCAGAATGGTTTCCAGATAGGCGTATCTATTCCCTTGTTTTTTTCGGGGAATATTGCGAAAAAGAAAACGGCAAAACTCGACCTGCTAAGTTGGGAAGATGAACGCAGCAATAAAGAAATAAAAATGGAGCGTTTCTATATGCAAAAGCAAGCAGAATTGGATCAGCATAAGGAAATGATAAGGTATTATAACGAGAACGGAAAAAATCTATCTCAGGAGATTCTTAAAACTGCCGAGATGAGTTATAAAAACGGCGAAATAGACTTCTTCCAGTATATTCAAAGTATGGAGAATGTAATTACTATAGAGCTCGATTATCTCGAAAGTGTTTTGTCATATAACAAATCTTATTTAGAACTGTATTACTTTAATTTTAATGATTAGAAGATGAAAAAGTATAATTATATATTCTCAATTTTAGTAGGATTTGCCTTGATAGCATGCGGTGGAGACAAAAAAAACGGAGAAGAGACATCTATGGTTGAAGAAGATAACTCTGTTGTTGTGGTTACACAGGATCAGTTCAAGACCATGAAAATGGAAATCTCACCATTAGTGGAAAAAGATTTCGATGTGGTGATCAAAGCTTCGGGTAAAATTGATGTTCCACCACAGAATAGAGCAAAAGTAACTTCTTTTGTCGGTGGTTTTGTAAAATCTTTATATCATATGGTCGGAGATAAAGTCTCTAAGGGACAACCCTTGCTAATATTAGAGAGCCCCGAATATTTGGATATCCAACAATCTTATCTTGAAATTTTCGGACAATTATCCTATCTTAAATCCGAGTATGAAAGACAAAGAACCCTTTTCAATGAGAAAATAGCTTCTCAAAAGAAATATATGGAAGCCGAAAGCGATTATAAAAAGGCTAAAGCTACCTATGAAAGTCTACGTCAAAAATTACGTATACTAAATATTAGTCCCGAACAGGTAGAACAAGGAAAGTTATCGTCGTCAGTTACTGTTTATGCTCCAATTACAGGAGATATTACGATAATAAATGCCAATATGGGGATGGCTGTATCTCCCAGCGATGTAATAATGGAAATAGTTGATACTAAATTTTTGCATTTGGAATTATCCGTTTTTGAGAAAAATGTATTCGATCTTAAAAATGGTCAAAAGGTAAAATTCATAATACCACAAATTTCGTCAGATGAATTTGAGGCAACGGTATCACTTATCGGCAAATCGGTTGAAGGTAATGACCGCATTGTTACAGTCTATGCGACCTTGGATGAATCGACCAAACAAAAATTGCTGACGGGTATGTTTGTTGAAGCCCAGATTGTTGCAAGCTCTAAAAAGGTATTGAGTGTACCTGTAGATGCCTTGACAAGCGAAGAAAGCAACCAATTTTTGCTTGTTCTGGAATCTGAAAAAGATGGCAACTATACTTTCCGTAAGACTCTTGTTAAGACCGGTGATCGGAATGGAGAATGGATTGAAGTCATTCTTGATAATAATATTAAAGCCGACGCTCAGATATTGGTAAAAGGAGTGTATGATGTGATTTGATTATATATTGATAGGGTAGGAGAGTATGAAAAGTGTCTCTAAATAAAATGTTTAGAGACACTTCCTTTTTTATTTCTTATATACTTTAAGATCTCTAAAAAAGCCCTCTGTACCTACATCTACAAAGAGTCCGATAGCTCCCTGCATATTGCCTCCTAACTTCAAATCGTTTACAATTAGTGATGGCTGTTCGTTGTTGTTGAGATATAATCTGGCTTTTTGATCTTGTACTTCTATTCTGATTTGAATCCATTCATTTAATCCCATATCTGCATAAGATTCATACATTTCGGGCGATTCTTTCCTCAATCGCTGATATTTATAATCGGCGTAAGCAAAGTATTGAATACTATGATTTCGTCGTACCTGATCTTCTGCTCTACCATTTGTAGGACGAATATATATACTCTCAAATTTCGAATTATCCTCGTTAATACGGAACGCTATGCCGATAAATCCCCGTGAGAAATCA encodes:
- a CDS encoding efflux RND transporter periplasmic adaptor subunit; this encodes MKKYNYIFSILVGFALIACGGDKKNGEETSMVEEDNSVVVVTQDQFKTMKMEISPLVEKDFDVVIKASGKIDVPPQNRAKVTSFVGGFVKSLYHMVGDKVSKGQPLLILESPEYLDIQQSYLEIFGQLSYLKSEYERQRTLFNEKIASQKKYMEAESDYKKAKATYESLRQKLRILNISPEQVEQGKLSSSVTVYAPITGDITIINANMGMAVSPSDVIMEIVDTKFLHLELSVFEKNVFDLKNGQKVKFIIPQISSDEFEATVSLIGKSVEGNDRIVTVYATLDESTKQKLLTGMFVEAQIVASSKKVLSVPVDALTSEESNQFLLVLESEKDGNYTFRKTLVKTGDRNGEWIEVILDNNIKADAQILVKGVYDVI